In the Rhizobium sp. CB3090 genome, one interval contains:
- a CDS encoding type II toxin-antitoxin system mRNA interferase toxin, RelE/StbE family, translating to MDDHRECHIGGDFLLIYTLEEKKNLIVFVATGTHAELFE from the coding sequence GTGGACGATCACCGGGAGTGCCATATAGGAGGGGATTTTCTTCTCATATATACCCTTGAGGAAAAGAAGAACCTGATCGTATTTGTCGCGACTGGGACGCATGCCGAGCTCTTTGAATGA
- a CDS encoding type II toxin-antitoxin system mRNA interferase toxin, RelE/StbE family, whose amino-acid sequence MARYLIPPTSCSIHLRAVRLPSNDKRAKPASTKRASLPRIFSYSKQLLKDWERLSRSGRYDMGALKTAMLLLMANDAPLPPEYKDHELNGKWTITGSAI is encoded by the coding sequence ATGGCAAGGTATTTGATACCGCCGACGAGTTGTTCGATTCACTTGAGGGCCGTAAGGTTGCCAAGTAATGACAAACGGGCGAAGCCCGCTTCAACAAAGCGGGCTTCGCTTCCACGGATATTCAGCTACTCAAAGCAGCTTCTGAAAGACTGGGAGCGGTTGTCACGGTCCGGACGATACGACATGGGAGCGTTGAAAACCGCCATGCTTCTTTTGATGGCAAATGATGCCCCGCTTCCGCCGGAATACAAAGATCACGAACTCAACGGCAAGTGGACGATCACCGGGAGTGCCATATAG
- a CDS encoding ribbon-helix-helix protein, CopG family, with protein MSDWQRKEERVPSDMAGQLEYAADRIGDTSRADLQVMMRRAALVIRNAGSIALDAQVEDAIDSIADELGKTRNDMIRHIIKEWLETNAYLPVRELDEDGDVDGNA; from the coding sequence ATGAGCGACTGGCAACGGAAAGAAGAACGCGTGCCAAGTGATATGGCGGGGCAGCTTGAGTATGCGGCCGATCGGATCGGCGACACATCTCGCGCCGACCTACAAGTGATGATGCGACGTGCGGCGCTTGTTATTAGGAACGCCGGTTCGATTGCGCTCGATGCGCAAGTCGAAGATGCAATCGACAGCATTGCCGACGAGCTCGGCAAGACCCGAAACGACATGATCCGACACATTATCAAAGAGTGGCTGGAGACGAATGCCTATTTGCCGGTGCGGGAACTGGACGAGGATGGCGACGTGGATGGAAATGCCTGA
- a CDS encoding type II toxin-antitoxin system RelB/DinJ family antitoxin, with amino-acid sequence MAANAYVRARIDPSVKESATLVLDSLGLTPSDIIRMVMTRIARDKALPVELTRPNARTIAAMEEARAIKAGHGKVFDTADELFDSLEGRKVAK; translated from the coding sequence ATGGCTGCAAACGCATATGTGCGCGCCCGCATCGATCCTTCGGTCAAAGAGAGCGCCACCTTGGTACTCGATAGCCTGGGCCTCACACCCTCGGATATTATCCGTATGGTAATGACGCGGATTGCCCGTGATAAGGCTCTCCCGGTGGAATTGACCCGTCCCAACGCGAGAACGATTGCCGCGATGGAAGAGGCGAGAGCCATCAAGGCTGGCCATGGCAAGGTATTTGATACCGCCGACGAGTTGTTCGATTCACTTGAGGGCCGTAAGGTTGCCAAGTAA
- the dcm gene encoding DNA (cytosine-5-)-methyltransferase: protein MDTAEAGTYLNVSKTLKESEGLLRNARAQFSALKALATTDDQTRKEALSRMRAGATLGSKDISAIRARFRENKLSNAERSTRAAFKKSANAARRRATEAVGDVDKKVAELLTLLERYQPKRMNDAQRSASHAEIRCKASAILPIFTAAYGKHDQPLSDILKLPRSGDARYLGLAYTAICALADGRFDGEYRFALDNSSLGMQWETHFQECIQPVTSTVAPLTNDILPEAKAPLTKLPKQKLTVVELCAGAGGMSLGLENAGFHPLALFEFDKHAAATLRLNRPLWNVVEGDIRRVDFTTYRSAGIDLVVGGLPCQPYSVDGKGLGKDDPRDLLLEGARAVREIQPRAFVFENVAGLLNARHADHLGNFLKQLKYSGYAVQVIRMEAEEYGVPQERTRMLFVGMRRNSMAAFRAPPTFPEWRSNLGDILEDLMAANGWTGARAWAEARRNQLVVHNGVEKRGALASTIVGRKGGSREKEAARWAAKGIDIATVADAAPTQEQADKAATGFLPQLTLRMRARLQGFPDWWDFVGGRDSSARQVGNAVPPVIGQAIGLAVRAALTDKRFDYESLLMRWVRPDERVLVREAPPLQPSDIGDDSTVMKDSAHRESAWKTNA, encoded by the coding sequence ATGGACACTGCAGAAGCTGGCACCTATCTGAACGTCTCGAAGACCCTTAAGGAATCGGAAGGCCTACTGCGCAACGCACGCGCGCAGTTCTCCGCCCTCAAGGCGCTCGCGACCACCGACGACCAGACCCGCAAGGAAGCCCTTTCGCGGATGCGAGCCGGCGCCACGCTGGGATCAAAGGACATCTCCGCCATTCGTGCCCGGTTCAGGGAGAACAAGCTGTCGAACGCCGAGCGGTCGACAAGGGCGGCATTCAAGAAGTCGGCCAACGCTGCCCGTCGTCGTGCGACAGAGGCCGTCGGCGACGTTGACAAGAAGGTTGCTGAACTACTGACTCTCCTCGAGCGATATCAACCGAAGCGGATGAACGACGCCCAGCGTTCCGCGAGTCATGCCGAGATTCGGTGCAAGGCGAGCGCTATCCTGCCAATCTTTACGGCCGCATATGGCAAGCACGACCAGCCACTGTCCGATATTCTTAAACTGCCGCGTTCGGGCGACGCGCGCTATCTAGGTCTTGCATACACTGCAATTTGCGCCCTAGCGGATGGCCGCTTCGATGGCGAGTACAGATTCGCGCTGGACAACAGCAGCCTCGGTATGCAGTGGGAGACGCATTTCCAAGAATGCATCCAACCGGTAACGTCAACCGTCGCGCCGCTGACCAATGACATTCTTCCAGAAGCCAAAGCGCCTCTGACGAAGCTTCCGAAGCAAAAGCTGACCGTCGTCGAACTCTGCGCCGGTGCCGGCGGCATGTCTCTGGGTCTGGAGAATGCCGGCTTCCATCCCCTCGCCCTTTTCGAGTTCGACAAGCACGCAGCCGCAACGCTGCGGCTTAATCGGCCTCTATGGAACGTGGTCGAAGGAGACATCCGCAGGGTGGATTTCACGACGTATCGATCGGCGGGCATCGATCTTGTGGTAGGTGGTCTGCCCTGCCAGCCGTACTCCGTCGATGGAAAGGGTCTCGGCAAGGACGATCCGAGAGACTTGCTTCTTGAAGGTGCGCGCGCGGTCCGCGAAATCCAGCCGCGGGCATTCGTCTTCGAAAACGTGGCGGGTCTCCTGAACGCGAGACATGCCGATCATCTCGGAAACTTCCTGAAGCAGTTGAAGTACTCTGGCTATGCGGTTCAGGTCATTCGCATGGAAGCAGAAGAATATGGCGTCCCGCAGGAACGGACCCGCATGCTGTTCGTCGGTATGCGCCGAAACTCGATGGCTGCGTTCCGCGCGCCGCCAACGTTCCCCGAGTGGCGTTCCAACCTGGGCGACATTCTGGAAGACTTGATGGCTGCGAACGGTTGGACCGGCGCCAGGGCCTGGGCGGAAGCGCGCCGTAACCAACTGGTGGTTCACAATGGCGTCGAGAAGCGGGGGGCTCTGGCTTCGACGATCGTCGGGCGCAAGGGCGGCTCGCGCGAGAAGGAGGCAGCGCGCTGGGCGGCGAAGGGCATCGACATTGCCACCGTCGCGGATGCCGCTCCCACACAGGAGCAGGCTGACAAGGCGGCGACCGGCTTCCTTCCCCAGCTCACTCTTCGCATGCGCGCGAGGCTGCAAGGTTTCCCGGACTGGTGGGATTTCGTCGGCGGCAGGGATTCGAGCGCCCGTCAGGTTGGCAATGCGGTGCCGCCGGTTATTGGGCAGGCGATCGGGCTTGCGGTTCGGGCCGCTCTGACCGATAAGCGCTTCGACTATGAATCCCTTCTGATGCGGTGGGTACGGCCGGACGAACGCGTTCTCGTCCGTGAGGCTCCGCCTCTCCAGCCAAGTGACATAGGCGACGATAGTACCGTGATGAAAGATTCGGCACATCGAGAGTCCGCCTGGAAAACAAATGCATAG
- a CDS encoding SOS response-associated peptidase family protein produces the protein MIRSASEIDAASKSYRANIDWDEYVVFCFGSLQAADEFRSRWHGHEIEIDEVSKRGEWTPREKDVCNLYNVTTNQEAIRQISRAMIDSIGNLEPELDLYPNHMAPIVRNTPAGRELVKVQWGMPGFPHIQRAAVKKRAERLTKQGKTFDLKQLLKEEPDRGLTNIRNIDLAHWKQWFGIENRCVVPFTRFAEPDHESKVDGGRVPNAWFGFADGRPLAFFAGVWVPQWTRVRTIKNGLETADLFGFLTTDANSVVGATHENAMPAILRTQEEIDLWLTAPWEQAKALQRPLPDEDLIRLPARERESLHERLATERRTRAK, from the coding sequence GTGATACGGTCTGCCTCGGAAATCGACGCCGCCTCAAAAAGCTATCGGGCAAATATCGACTGGGACGAGTACGTCGTTTTTTGCTTCGGAAGCCTCCAAGCTGCAGATGAATTCCGGTCGCGCTGGCATGGCCATGAAATCGAGATCGACGAGGTATCGAAACGCGGTGAGTGGACACCAAGGGAGAAGGACGTGTGTAATCTGTACAATGTCACGACGAACCAGGAAGCCATCCGACAGATTTCTCGGGCGATGATCGACAGCATTGGCAACCTGGAGCCGGAGCTCGACCTTTACCCTAACCATATGGCACCGATCGTACGCAACACGCCCGCGGGGCGCGAGCTGGTCAAAGTACAATGGGGAATGCCAGGCTTCCCGCATATTCAGCGTGCTGCCGTGAAGAAGCGAGCGGAACGTCTGACCAAGCAGGGGAAGACGTTCGACCTCAAGCAACTGCTGAAGGAAGAGCCCGATCGCGGTCTGACCAACATCAGAAATATCGACCTGGCTCATTGGAAGCAGTGGTTCGGCATCGAGAACCGCTGCGTCGTTCCATTTACGCGGTTTGCCGAACCGGACCATGAAAGCAAAGTCGACGGTGGTCGCGTACCGAATGCCTGGTTCGGCTTTGCCGATGGCCGTCCGCTGGCCTTCTTTGCAGGGGTCTGGGTGCCGCAGTGGACGCGCGTAAGGACGATCAAGAACGGACTGGAAACCGCTGACCTTTTTGGCTTTCTGACGACCGACGCCAACTCCGTTGTCGGCGCCACGCACGAAAATGCAATGCCCGCGATCTTGCGGACTCAGGAAGAAATCGACCTATGGCTGACGGCGCCGTGGGAGCAAGCGAAAGCGTTGCAGCGTCCCCTACCCGATGAAGATTTGATCCGACTGCCAGCACGAGAGAGAGAGTCGTTGCATGAGCGACTGGCAACGGAAAGAAGAACGCGTGCCAAGTGA